A window of Hymenobacter aerilatus contains these coding sequences:
- a CDS encoding M48 family metalloprotease produces the protein MSHVSFFARHARVGALALLLPLAGSTAFRSPQQTKQTKQPDPQVIAQFGLLENAPLQQFIKQKGQQMAAVSNRADYGYNFTIVDSPVINAFAAPDGNVYFTRGIMAHFNNEAQFAGVLGHEIGHITAKHGQKQQTRSTLATGALLLGSIFSSRIAQLAQPLSQGVGLLFLKYGRDDEREADKLGVTYSTKIGYDASYMADFFQTLQREQAASGADAVPDFLSSHPNSADRYTTVKQLATQAKQQVGGRALTVNRDSYLRRIEGLPYGEDPRQGFVEGGVFYHPDLKFRFPIPSGWKSQNSPSQFQMAEPNGKAVQILTTAGNGTLEAAAQSLAEQLKLQSPQASRTTINGFPAVAIQGDQVGQDQQTGRQGITASTLSYVIQDGKTLYAFIGLCAPNTLTTYGPSFQRTAQGFARLTDASKLNRQPEKIRIKTAKAGQTLAQALTANGIPARRHEELAILNGMKTTDKLSAGMLYKTVGK, from the coding sequence ATGTCACACGTTTCGTTTTTTGCCCGCCACGCCCGCGTGGGTGCGCTGGCTTTGCTGTTGCCTCTGGCAGGCTCCACGGCTTTCCGCTCGCCCCAGCAAACCAAACAAACTAAACAGCCCGATCCGCAGGTAATTGCGCAGTTTGGCCTGCTCGAGAATGCCCCCTTGCAGCAGTTTATCAAGCAGAAAGGCCAGCAAATGGCTGCAGTGTCCAACCGCGCCGACTACGGCTACAACTTCACCATCGTCGATTCACCGGTTATCAACGCCTTTGCTGCGCCCGATGGTAACGTGTATTTCACCCGCGGCATTATGGCGCACTTCAACAACGAAGCGCAATTTGCTGGCGTGCTGGGGCACGAGATTGGGCACATCACGGCTAAACACGGGCAGAAACAGCAAACGCGCTCTACCCTGGCCACGGGGGCGCTGCTGCTGGGTTCCATCTTTTCGAGCCGCATCGCCCAACTAGCCCAGCCGTTGTCGCAGGGGGTAGGGCTGCTGTTCCTGAAATATGGCCGCGACGATGAGCGCGAGGCCGACAAGCTGGGCGTGACCTACAGCACCAAAATTGGCTACGACGCCAGCTACATGGCTGATTTCTTCCAGACCCTGCAGCGCGAACAGGCCGCCAGTGGAGCTGACGCGGTGCCGGATTTCCTGTCGTCGCACCCCAACTCCGCCGACCGCTACACCACCGTGAAGCAGCTAGCAACGCAGGCCAAGCAGCAGGTGGGCGGCCGCGCCCTCACCGTGAACCGCGACTCCTACCTGCGCCGGATTGAGGGCCTGCCCTATGGCGAAGACCCGCGCCAGGGCTTTGTAGAAGGGGGCGTGTTCTACCACCCCGATCTGAAGTTTCGCTTCCCGATTCCCAGCGGGTGGAAGTCGCAGAACTCACCCTCGCAGTTTCAGATGGCCGAGCCCAACGGCAAAGCCGTGCAAATCCTGACGACGGCCGGCAACGGAACCCTCGAAGCAGCCGCCCAGAGCCTGGCCGAGCAACTGAAGCTACAGTCGCCGCAGGCCTCGCGCACCACCATCAACGGCTTCCCGGCGGTGGCTATCCAGGGTGACCAGGTAGGGCAGGACCAGCAAACCGGGCGGCAGGGCATCACGGCCAGTACGCTTTCCTACGTGATTCAGGACGGCAAAACGCTCTACGCCTTCATTGGCTTGTGCGCGCCCAACACGCTCACTACTTACGGTCCCAGCTTTCAGCGCACGGCCCAGGGCTTTGCCCGCCTCACCGACGCCAGCAAGCTGAACCGTCAGCCCGAGAAAATCCGCATCAAAACTGCCAAAGCTGGCCAGACGCTGGCACAGGCCCTCACGGCCAATGGCATTCCGGCCCGGCGCCACGAGGAGCTAGCTATTCTCAACGGCATGAAAACCACCGACAAGCTGAGCGCGGGTATGCTCTACAAAACGGTAGGGAAGTAG
- a CDS encoding DUF885 domain-containing protein translates to MPHLFSPKLIWSTLLAATSLLASCGGESESRKIAEADAQPDASFGRYKTQFIDSLWYYNPEWASGAGYHRYDSLLTIPSAGRRQVEAAFVARRLKDMQTWQLNELSTDNQIDYQLMQNYLHGARWYNDTLQAWQWDPSNYNISGNVAEILNGRYQPLDRRLRSISLKISRATDYYEAAKNNISRPTREHTDLAILQTQGGMDVFGKALADSVARSGLSEQEKQQLTTRIGVARLAMQEYVRFLKEEVLPKKNFRSFRLGQALFARKFAYDIQSSYTAEQVYQKALAHKQDLLRDMQVRATRLWPKYFPGQPQPADTLVLIQQVISKLSAKHVSKDGFVAAVKAQIPTLTKFVDDKKLLTQDPSKPLVVRETPKYMRGGGAGASVSAPGPYDKGADTYYNVEPLDNLTDAQAESYLREYNDYTLQILNIHEAIPGHYTQLVYANRAPSLIKSIFGNGAMIEGWAVYSERMMLENGYAGGSDEIWLMWDKWNMRVTLNAILDHEVHVGNITEAQAVAMLRRDGFQEETEARNKWRRATLSQVQLSSYFSGYTDIYGLREEVKKREGNEFSVKQFNEQFLSYGNAPVKYIRQLMLKKAE, encoded by the coding sequence ATGCCACACCTTTTCTCCCCGAAACTCATTTGGTCTACCCTGCTGGCCGCCACCTCGTTATTGGCCAGCTGTGGGGGCGAGTCTGAAAGCCGCAAAATAGCCGAGGCCGATGCCCAGCCCGATGCTTCCTTCGGGCGCTACAAAACGCAGTTCATTGATTCTCTGTGGTACTATAACCCGGAGTGGGCTTCCGGGGCTGGCTATCACCGCTACGACTCGCTGCTGACCATTCCCTCGGCGGGACGGCGGCAGGTAGAGGCCGCCTTTGTGGCGCGTCGCCTCAAGGATATGCAAACCTGGCAGCTCAACGAGCTGTCAACCGACAACCAGATCGACTACCAGCTGATGCAGAACTACCTGCACGGTGCCCGCTGGTACAACGACACGCTGCAAGCCTGGCAGTGGGACCCATCTAACTACAACATCAGCGGCAACGTGGCCGAAATCCTGAACGGCCGCTACCAGCCCCTGGACCGTCGTCTGCGCAGTATCTCCTTGAAAATCAGTCGCGCCACGGACTACTACGAAGCGGCTAAAAACAACATCAGCCGCCCTACCCGGGAGCACACCGACCTAGCGATTCTGCAAACGCAGGGCGGCATGGACGTGTTTGGCAAGGCGCTGGCCGACTCAGTGGCGCGCTCGGGGTTGTCGGAGCAGGAAAAGCAGCAGCTTACTACCCGCATTGGCGTGGCCCGGCTAGCCATGCAGGAGTACGTGCGCTTTTTGAAGGAAGAAGTACTACCGAAAAAGAACTTCCGCAGCTTCCGGCTGGGCCAGGCGTTATTTGCCAGAAAGTTTGCCTACGATATTCAGTCGAGCTACACGGCCGAGCAGGTGTACCAGAAAGCTCTGGCGCACAAGCAGGACCTGCTGCGCGATATGCAGGTGCGGGCTACCCGTCTCTGGCCCAAGTATTTCCCTGGTCAGCCCCAGCCCGCCGATACGCTGGTCCTGATTCAGCAGGTTATCAGCAAGCTATCTGCCAAGCACGTCAGCAAAGACGGTTTTGTGGCGGCGGTGAAGGCGCAGATTCCTACCCTCACCAAGTTCGTAGACGACAAGAAGCTGCTGACTCAGGACCCCAGCAAGCCGCTGGTAGTACGCGAAACGCCCAAGTACATGCGTGGCGGCGGGGCAGGCGCCAGCGTTTCGGCCCCCGGCCCCTACGATAAGGGCGCCGATACCTACTATAATGTAGAACCTCTGGATAACCTCACTGATGCCCAAGCCGAAAGCTACCTGCGCGAGTACAACGACTACACGCTGCAAATCCTGAACATCCACGAGGCCATTCCGGGCCACTACACCCAGCTGGTGTACGCCAACCGTGCCCCTTCCCTCATCAAGAGCATCTTCGGCAACGGCGCCATGATTGAGGGCTGGGCTGTGTACTCGGAGCGCATGATGCTGGAAAATGGCTACGCCGGCGGCTCCGACGAAATCTGGCTGATGTGGGACAAGTGGAACATGCGCGTGACCCTGAATGCCATCCTCGACCACGAAGTGCACGTCGGTAACATCACTGAGGCTCAGGCTGTGGCCATGCTGCGCCGCGACGGTTTTCAGGAAGAAACCGAGGCCCGCAACAAGTGGCGCCGTGCTACCCTCAGCCAAGTGCAGCTCAGCAGCTACTTCAGCGGCTACACCGATATTTATGGCCTGCGCGAGGAAGTGAAAAAGCGCGAGGGCAACGAGTTCAGCGTGAAGCAGTTCAACGAGCAATTTCTGAGCTATGGCAACGCCCCGGTGAAGTATATCCGGCAACTCATGCTGAAAAAAGCGGAGTAG
- a CDS encoding thioredoxin family protein, translating to MKIIDTNDEGLRTLIHDYPKVIAKFTSANCAICDLLAPPFEKFAAEPAYQGIAFLRLDSDQNPVAKKMMDERIAPFFVIYYKGRMLECDTLKTEEEVKDYLTQLLAYVPASVV from the coding sequence ATGAAAATAATTGATACGAACGACGAAGGTCTGCGCACGCTGATTCATGATTACCCGAAGGTGATTGCCAAATTTACCTCAGCCAATTGCGCTATCTGCGACCTGCTGGCGCCGCCGTTCGAAAAGTTTGCCGCCGAGCCGGCCTACCAGGGAATCGCTTTTCTGCGCCTTGATTCAGATCAGAATCCGGTAGCTAAAAAGATGATGGATGAGCGTATCGCCCCGTTCTTTGTCATCTACTATAAAGGTCGGATGCTGGAATGCGATACGCTGAAAACGGAAGAAGAAGTGAAGGATTATCTCACACAGCTACTGGCCTACGTGCCAGCATCAGTGGTGTAG
- a CDS encoding YdcF family protein: protein MIFFLSKLPNYFISPVIWILTLLLAAMLIPRVRWRLRLLTAATALLTIFTNGAIINELLLVWELPPVPLKELKTQYDAGILLTGITQVGRSPQDRVSLNAGADRLTHTLWLYRAGYIKRIIISGGLAGSHGTPESEAFELATLLRLSGVPDYDIILEEQSRNTYENARYTKELLSQYPEIKSLVLITSAFHQRRAQGCFHKVGLYPIAFPAGFYSADRFLTLDYLLLPSSDALLTWNIFLHEILGFVSYKVLGYC, encoded by the coding sequence ATGATTTTCTTCCTGTCTAAACTTCCAAATTATTTTATAAGTCCTGTTATATGGATACTGACGTTGCTATTAGCTGCAATGCTTATCCCGCGGGTGCGTTGGCGTCTGCGGCTTCTCACAGCTGCTACAGCGCTGTTGACCATCTTCACAAATGGTGCTATAATTAATGAGTTGCTGTTGGTGTGGGAGCTTCCACCAGTGCCATTAAAAGAACTTAAAACGCAGTATGACGCGGGTATTCTGCTGACAGGCATCACGCAGGTAGGACGCTCTCCTCAGGATAGGGTGTCGCTTAATGCTGGTGCCGACCGCCTGACCCATACGCTCTGGCTCTACCGGGCCGGCTACATTAAGCGCATTATTATCTCGGGCGGGCTGGCTGGTTCGCATGGCACCCCAGAATCGGAGGCCTTTGAACTAGCCACTTTATTACGATTATCAGGGGTGCCAGATTACGATATCATATTAGAAGAGCAGAGTCGCAATACATACGAAAATGCACGCTATACGAAAGAGCTGCTGTCACAATACCCCGAAATAAAATCCTTAGTATTAATTACGTCCGCTTTTCATCAACGTCGGGCTCAAGGCTGTTTTCATAAAGTAGGGTTGTATCCCATAGCCTTTCCTGCCGGGTTCTACTCTGCTGATCGATTCCTGACGCTTGACTACCTACTGTTGCCCAGCAGCGACGCACTCTTAACCTGGAATATATTTCTGCATGAAATACTAGGGTTTGTGAGCTATAAAGTATTGGGGTACTGCTAG
- a CDS encoding DNA/RNA non-specific endonuclease has product MARLLLLLPVALLACSQQSAETRTAVVVLPTPASTTTSQVAPPLTETFEAGSKGAYATANEALPSGSWRFAEALIGASDQDHKDGQRAARLREGGRLGMNFDAPAGVRTIRIRSASYGTDPASTWELWLSQDGGRRYARMGQPVRTAGAGLLTTTFTVPQPGPVRLEIRKVDTGKGRLNIDDIELLPTGTPTPTPQSPSPSAPTQDPKIPGSQDPNLLLGNPSGATASLSAPNNYLMVKAQYTLSYNAQRGTPTWVSWHLSKAEMGSAPRQDDFRPDPALPRQFYQVTSKSYSGSGFDKGHNCPSADRTYTLDDNSATFLMTNMIPQAPNNNQRTWSALEEYGRSLVRQGKEIYIVMGSYGRGGVGANGPAATIDQGRVTVPKRVWKVLVVLPKGTNDLQRIAAGQARIIAIDTPNDNSVSPNWGQYRVSLDALEAATGLDLLSALPEAAQTRLQASVDAGPTR; this is encoded by the coding sequence ATGGCCCGACTCCTTCTGCTCCTACCCGTAGCCCTGCTTGCCTGCTCCCAGCAATCTGCCGAAACGCGCACGGCCGTCGTGGTGCTCCCTACCCCCGCCTCCACCACTACGTCTCAGGTAGCCCCGCCCCTCACCGAAACGTTTGAGGCCGGCAGCAAAGGCGCCTACGCCACCGCCAACGAAGCCCTACCCTCCGGCTCCTGGCGCTTTGCCGAGGCACTGATTGGCGCTTCCGACCAAGACCACAAGGATGGGCAGCGGGCAGCGCGCCTGCGCGAAGGTGGCCGCCTGGGCATGAATTTCGATGCCCCCGCGGGCGTGCGCACTATCCGCATCCGCAGCGCCAGCTACGGCACCGACCCCGCCAGCACTTGGGAGCTGTGGCTGAGCCAGGACGGCGGCCGGCGCTACGCCCGCATGGGCCAGCCTGTGCGCACGGCCGGCGCGGGCCTTCTTACCACCACTTTCACCGTACCGCAGCCAGGACCGGTGCGTCTGGAAATCAGAAAGGTAGATACCGGCAAAGGTCGCCTGAACATCGACGACATCGAGCTGCTGCCAACCGGCACCCCTACCCCTACACCCCAGTCCCCCAGTCCCTCGGCCCCTACCCAAGACCCGAAGATCCCAGGCTCACAAGACCCCAATTTACTCCTCGGTAACCCCAGCGGTGCCACGGCCAGCCTTAGTGCACCGAACAACTACCTGATGGTGAAGGCTCAATATACGCTGAGCTACAACGCCCAGCGCGGCACGCCTACCTGGGTAAGTTGGCACCTAAGCAAAGCCGAGATGGGCTCAGCGCCGCGCCAGGACGACTTCCGTCCCGACCCGGCCCTACCCCGGCAGTTCTACCAAGTGACGTCGAAAAGCTACTCCGGCTCGGGCTTCGACAAAGGCCACAATTGCCCCTCTGCCGACCGCACGTACACGCTGGACGACAACTCGGCTACTTTCCTAATGACTAACATGATTCCGCAGGCGCCCAACAACAACCAGCGCACATGGTCGGCGCTGGAGGAGTATGGGCGCAGCCTCGTGAGGCAGGGCAAGGAAATCTATATCGTGATGGGCAGCTACGGCCGGGGCGGGGTAGGCGCCAATGGCCCTGCCGCCACCATCGACCAGGGCCGCGTGACAGTGCCCAAACGCGTGTGGAAAGTGCTGGTGGTACTGCCCAAGGGCACCAACGACCTGCAACGCATTGCTGCCGGGCAGGCCCGCATCATTGCCATCGATACGCCCAATGACAACAGCGTGAGCCCCAACTGGGGCCAGTATCGTGTGAGCCTCGACGCCTTGGAAGCCGCCACCGGTCTGGACTTGCTGAGCGCCCTCCCCGAAGCCGCGCAAACGCGCCTGCAAGCAAGCGTAGATGCGGGCCCCACGCGGTAA
- a CDS encoding ATP-dependent DNA helicase, whose protein sequence is MSLFDSAAKPVRAAVVHVFATGPYQPGNGHGLLHVGLLPLVPDAQVQAWPLNPEREHSAAVFQACRISNEKAAEAPTWLESKAEVQAAFAQYDALLILDRAGQPSPERLWLEQVVLADMPKAPICVALDELLAFFLPHEVLDDADDLKEKLLADKAWRERVGYEKSLPQLPFVLHAMRRSVRWVLASLLRVQGAGSGSWLPAYALLHSIVVDAVRRPVALRGFRLLRALAQQPDCCDDTPVPTETTREATQRRLPKPAPFLERPQAQQAQQLLLEWLARWRDQPDDAATPGLGINQVLKEEHVTEAFAELRKQVGAEELKVREPQLRYARFVARSIAGEEGPYALEAGTGTGKTFGYLVPALEYLRIAPGAAVIVATSTKNLQEQMQHGELPALLRQSDGKRVPRYAAIRTAMLKGKNCYLCAEALGRNFEASFERTADWAERLAWLYLALRLRDTHGEVENIAPQVADRLGGALFGLLRRVTADRACRHGKLPDRTACVYPAHRKRAEEANLIIVNHHKLALLPPQLLERAKVCILDEADRFPDNFRSALARTFNARELVEEVVEPLLGGPSAVSRRPEEAAPTEKERTRRPPEGLLRELDARFSDEEYALWSKIPLDERPGATDAEQRAYEAWDEARLHDLVNQAALLHQVAEAMHDTPAAADALHTAHLASAAAAAAADPLRRRRALRTVRQAVEAVREPLLTSRNALQEVGQHFLPSGYGAVRLPFPLGETHWQDEVWVRPAYGGRGGRMALAEPLQAALRPLLAPLTAAARELGLIARQLGTALNLGNAMDMDEEESDTPPDHDERLRLRTVRLVDTALGQVEVLTRLLGEFPCRGFVPVLERTRDHDELGWNLIRKPYDLWPYLTTHDPTSLAVLEQLEDEPAATFAERQALARQAAGRLANEPATPLFDLFRTVIFTSATLYVENKLDYFRRQLDQRVPFVAEERIASVFDFKDEEREPVLGSIPAYLPPFRAGLTPAALESWRVAQLRTLLPLLVALEGRTLVLFTSVEDLRFAADWLAAPLAAHDIELICQRGASQWEIRRFRRVAQSVLLGVDRMWTGVDFAGPTLSQVIVWRLPFPSLGDVLISHRKRYEADDVFWSQFYRPAARLKLRQGFGRLVRREKDRGAFVILDARVAATFYADVLEELEIPLTPDPHAHALLTRTTGPLLHLLKLGTEFQRRGLSMEKLVGLLS, encoded by the coding sequence ATGAGTTTATTCGATTCGGCGGCGAAACCTGTGCGGGCGGCCGTGGTGCACGTGTTTGCCACCGGCCCCTACCAGCCCGGCAACGGGCACGGACTGCTGCACGTGGGCCTGCTACCGCTGGTGCCCGATGCCCAGGTGCAGGCGTGGCCGCTGAACCCCGAGCGGGAGCACTCGGCGGCCGTGTTTCAGGCCTGCCGCATCAGCAACGAAAAGGCCGCCGAAGCCCCTACCTGGCTGGAAAGCAAAGCGGAGGTGCAAGCCGCCTTTGCACAGTATGACGCCCTGCTGATTCTGGACCGCGCCGGGCAGCCCTCACCCGAGCGCCTGTGGTTGGAGCAGGTGGTGCTGGCCGACATGCCCAAGGCGCCCATCTGTGTGGCCCTCGATGAGCTGCTGGCCTTCTTCCTGCCCCACGAGGTGCTTGATGATGCCGACGACCTCAAGGAAAAACTACTTGCCGACAAAGCGTGGCGCGAGCGGGTAGGCTACGAAAAAAGCCTACCCCAATTGCCCTTCGTGCTGCATGCCATGCGCCGAAGCGTGCGATGGGTACTGGCCAGCCTGTTGCGCGTGCAGGGCGCTGGTAGTGGCTCCTGGCTGCCCGCTTACGCCTTGCTGCACAGCATTGTGGTCGATGCTGTGCGGCGGCCGGTGGCCCTGCGCGGCTTTCGGCTGCTGCGTGCCCTGGCCCAGCAGCCCGACTGCTGCGACGATACCCCGGTCCCCACCGAAACCACCCGCGAAGCTACCCAGCGCCGGTTGCCGAAGCCCGCGCCCTTCCTCGAGCGCCCCCAGGCCCAGCAGGCGCAACAGCTGCTACTAGAGTGGCTGGCCCGTTGGCGCGACCAGCCCGACGATGCTGCCACGCCCGGACTGGGTATCAATCAGGTACTCAAGGAAGAACACGTAACCGAAGCCTTTGCCGAGCTGCGCAAGCAGGTAGGCGCCGAGGAGCTGAAAGTACGTGAGCCCCAACTGCGCTACGCCCGCTTCGTGGCGCGGTCTATTGCGGGCGAAGAAGGACCATATGCGCTGGAAGCCGGTACGGGCACGGGTAAGACCTTCGGCTACCTAGTGCCCGCACTAGAGTATTTGCGCATTGCGCCCGGCGCGGCCGTCATTGTGGCTACCTCCACCAAAAACCTGCAGGAGCAGATGCAGCACGGTGAGCTGCCGGCCTTGCTGCGCCAGTCCGATGGCAAACGCGTGCCCCGCTACGCCGCCATTCGCACGGCCATGCTGAAGGGCAAGAACTGTTACCTCTGCGCCGAGGCGCTGGGTAGGAACTTCGAAGCCAGCTTCGAGCGTACCGCCGACTGGGCCGAGCGGCTGGCGTGGCTCTACCTGGCTCTGCGCCTGCGCGACACCCACGGCGAGGTAGAGAACATTGCGCCCCAGGTAGCTGACCGCCTCGGCGGGGCGCTGTTCGGGCTGCTGCGCCGCGTGACGGCCGACCGCGCCTGCCGCCACGGCAAGCTGCCCGACCGTACCGCCTGCGTGTATCCCGCTCACCGCAAGCGTGCCGAGGAAGCCAACCTGATTATCGTGAACCACCACAAGCTGGCGCTCCTACCCCCGCAGTTACTGGAACGGGCCAAGGTGTGCATTTTGGACGAAGCAGACCGTTTCCCCGACAACTTTCGCTCGGCGCTGGCCCGCACCTTCAACGCCCGCGAGCTGGTGGAGGAGGTAGTGGAGCCGCTGCTCGGTGGTCCATCGGCGGTGTCGCGCCGCCCAGAGGAAGCTGCCCCAACGGAAAAAGAGCGCACACGCCGCCCGCCCGAAGGCTTACTCCGGGAGCTAGACGCCCGCTTCAGCGACGAAGAATATGCCCTGTGGAGCAAAATCCCGCTCGACGAACGCCCCGGCGCCACCGACGCTGAGCAGCGCGCCTACGAAGCCTGGGACGAGGCCCGCCTGCATGACCTCGTGAATCAGGCCGCTCTGCTGCACCAAGTAGCCGAAGCCATGCACGACACGCCTGCCGCCGCCGATGCCCTCCACACGGCCCACCTAGCCTCGGCCGCTGCTGCCGCTGCCGCCGACCCGTTGCGCCGTCGTCGGGCGCTGCGTACGGTGCGGCAAGCCGTGGAGGCTGTGCGCGAGCCGCTGCTAACGAGTCGCAACGCGTTGCAGGAGGTAGGGCAGCACTTTTTGCCCAGTGGATACGGTGCGGTGCGGCTGCCGTTTCCGCTGGGCGAAACGCATTGGCAGGACGAGGTATGGGTGCGCCCGGCCTACGGGGGTAGGGGAGGGCGCATGGCCCTGGCCGAGCCGCTGCAAGCGGCGCTTCGGCCGCTGCTGGCTCCCCTCACCGCCGCCGCCCGCGAGTTGGGCCTCATTGCCCGGCAGCTCGGCACGGCTCTCAACCTGGGCAACGCCATGGACATGGACGAGGAAGAATCCGACACGCCGCCCGACCACGATGAGCGCCTGCGCCTGCGCACCGTGCGCCTGGTCGATACGGCGCTGGGGCAGGTAGAGGTGCTGACGCGCCTGTTGGGTGAGTTCCCGTGCCGCGGCTTCGTGCCGGTGCTGGAGCGTACCCGCGACCACGACGAGTTGGGCTGGAACCTCATCCGCAAGCCCTACGACCTCTGGCCCTACCTCACCACCCACGATCCTACCTCTCTGGCCGTGTTGGAGCAGCTGGAAGATGAGCCTGCCGCCACGTTTGCCGAGCGCCAGGCCTTGGCCCGGCAAGCCGCCGGCCGCCTGGCCAACGAGCCCGCCACGCCGCTGTTCGACTTGTTTCGGACGGTCATCTTCACCTCGGCCACGCTCTACGTGGAGAATAAACTCGACTACTTCCGTCGACAGCTCGACCAACGGGTGCCATTTGTGGCCGAGGAGCGCATTGCCTCCGTGTTCGATTTCAAGGATGAGGAACGCGAGCCGGTGCTCGGCAGCATTCCGGCCTACCTGCCGCCGTTTCGGGCGGGACTGACGCCAGCAGCGCTGGAAAGTTGGCGCGTGGCCCAGCTACGCACCTTGCTACCCTTGCTGGTGGCCCTGGAAGGCCGCACGCTGGTGCTGTTCACCTCTGTGGAAGACTTGCGCTTTGCGGCCGACTGGCTGGCTGCTCCGCTAGCCGCGCACGATATTGAACTGATTTGCCAGCGTGGGGCCAGCCAGTGGGAAATCCGGCGTTTTCGGCGGGTGGCGCAGTCGGTGCTGCTGGGCGTAGACCGCATGTGGACGGGCGTAGACTTCGCCGGGCCTACCCTCTCGCAGGTGATTGTGTGGCGCCTGCCGTTCCCCTCGCTCGGCGACGTGCTCATCAGCCACCGTAAGCGCTACGAGGCTGACGACGTGTTCTGGAGCCAGTTCTACCGCCCGGCGGCCCGCCTGAAGCTGCGCCAGGGGTTCGGTCGCCTCGTGCGCCGCGAGAAGGACCGCGGCGCCTTCGTTATCCTCGACGCCCGCGTAGCTGCCACCTTCTACGCCGACGTATTGGAGGAGCTAGAAATTCCCCTCACCCCCGATCCGCACGCCCACGCCCTGCTCACGCGCACCACCGGCCCGTTGCTGCACCTGCTCAAGCTCGGCACCGAGTTCCAGCGCCGCGGCCTGAGTATGGAGAAGCTGGTAGGGCTGCTGAGCTAG